A stretch of the Vibrio aphrogenes genome encodes the following:
- a CDS encoding phosphoethanolamine transferase, with protein sequence MWSSVSRYWNGDLLYRPSAKVTTIIMLLAFYYGFILNFPIIHQIFILSQNVPDVWFPYTGPLVLFFAFCVIFSLLAWPYLLKPFFILLTLTSAIALYGEQEFHILFDRSMIENVMETNASEIAFYINVRSVLFLLGFGVIPSLFLLWVKVEYRASWCREVVARIILMLVALLGITLITITTYKDYASVGRNNKYLNKMIIPAHVYDSYQYIKRNYLTQPLPYQSLGYDAKLAATRNGKPTLVVMVLGETARAMNFSDNGYKHDTQPYTKGMGVISFHNVASCGTYTALSVPCMFSNMQRTNYSKAKANSRDNAVDIIAKAGVETLWIDNDGGDKGVAHATKLIAIDPKSDSHLCNGNTCFDEVMLKPAQQFIEQDKNNKLVVLHSMGSHGPTYFQRFPAERAKFAPWCNRKDIEQCTDQEITNVYDNTLVYTDYFLAKVIKQLQHYSQDYNVAMMYVSDHGESLGENGLYLHGTPYAIAPKEQTTVPWLLWMPTAYAQQKHFNVSCLQQQAQQPGHSQDNFYHSLIGLFGVTTQDKNPELDIFAKCKI encoded by the coding sequence ATGTGGTCATCAGTGAGTCGTTATTGGAACGGAGATTTGCTTTATCGTCCGAGTGCGAAAGTAACGACCATTATCATGCTGTTGGCATTTTATTATGGGTTTATTTTAAACTTCCCCATCATTCATCAAATTTTCATCTTAAGCCAGAATGTCCCTGATGTGTGGTTTCCATATACTGGTCCATTGGTATTGTTTTTTGCATTTTGTGTGATTTTTTCTTTATTGGCGTGGCCTTATTTGCTAAAGCCCTTTTTTATCCTCTTGACCTTAACCTCGGCGATAGCGTTGTATGGTGAACAAGAGTTTCATATTTTATTTGATCGTTCGATGATTGAAAATGTGATGGAAACCAATGCCTCTGAAATTGCTTTTTATATCAATGTTCGCTCGGTATTGTTTTTGCTTGGCTTTGGGGTTATTCCATCACTCTTCTTATTATGGGTGAAAGTGGAATATCGTGCTTCTTGGTGTCGAGAAGTTGTCGCTAGAATCATTCTGATGTTAGTGGCGCTCTTAGGGATCACGTTGATTACCATCACGACCTATAAAGATTACGCATCGGTAGGGCGTAACAACAAATATCTGAATAAAATGATCATACCGGCGCATGTGTATGACAGCTATCAATACATCAAACGTAATTATTTGACGCAGCCTTTGCCTTATCAATCATTGGGATACGATGCTAAGTTAGCTGCGACACGCAATGGTAAACCGACGCTGGTGGTGATGGTGTTAGGTGAAACGGCTCGCGCTATGAATTTTTCTGATAATGGCTATAAGCATGATACTCAACCTTATACCAAAGGAATGGGAGTGATCTCGTTTCACAATGTCGCTTCTTGTGGCACTTATACTGCGTTATCGGTGCCTTGTATGTTCTCAAATATGCAGCGCACCAATTACAGTAAAGCGAAAGCCAATTCACGAGACAATGCGGTTGATATTATTGCGAAAGCAGGCGTTGAAACCTTATGGATTGATAATGATGGTGGCGATAAAGGGGTAGCTCACGCGACTAAGTTGATTGCCATTGATCCCAAAAGCGATTCGCATTTATGTAATGGCAATACTTGTTTTGATGAAGTGATGCTAAAGCCTGCGCAGCAGTTTATCGAACAAGATAAAAACAATAAGCTAGTGGTGCTACACTCGATGGGTAGCCATGGTCCAACTTACTTTCAACGCTTTCCGGCTGAACGAGCAAAATTCGCACCTTGGTGTAATCGCAAAGATATCGAACAATGTACGGATCAGGAAATTACCAATGTATATGACAACACACTGGTATATACTGACTACTTTTTGGCAAAAGTGATCAAGCAGTTACAGCATTATTCTCAAGATTATAATGTGGCAATGATGTATGTTTCTGATCACGGTGAGTCATTGGGTGAAAATGGTTTATATTTACATGGAACCCCATACGCGATTGCGCCAAAGGAGCAAACCACCGTTCCTTGGTTACTATGGATGCCAACAGCCTATGCGCAACAAAAACACTTTAATGTGTCTTGTTTACAGCAACAAGCGCAGCAACCTGGCCATTCACAAG